The genomic interval AAAGAACAACCGCCGTTGCTCTTCGATAACAACCTGCAAGCGAAGCAAGCCTATTACGGCGTTATCGATCCGAGCAAGTTCATAGCGGAGCACCCGCCGGCTTCGGCAACCGCTAGTCAAACTTCCGCTAAATACGGTACGCCGGTCATAGACGGAACCATTGACGCGATCTGGAGCGATGCGCCTGAAGTCTCGATCAACAAGTTCCAGATGGCATGGCAAGGTGCACGCGGTGTAGCCAGAGCGCTCTGGGATGATCACAACCTGTATTTGCAAATCCAAGTTACTGATAATGCGGAACTGGACAGTACTAGCCCGAACGCGCATGAACAAGATTCCGTCGAAGTGTTCGTAGACGAGAATAATGGTAAGACAGCTTCCTATCAATCGGATGATGGACAATACAGAGTAAACTATATGAACCAGGCAACTTTTAATCCGTCAAGCAAAGCAGCCGGTTTCGAGTCAGCCACCTCTCTTTCCGGAACGAACTACACGGTGGAAATGAAAATACCGTTTACATCGATCACGCCGGAAAACAACATGAAGCTAGGCTTTGACGTGCAAATCAACGACGGTAAAAACGGTGCTCGTCAGAGCGTTGCCGCATGGAACGATTTGACCGGCCAAGGTTATCAAGACACGTCCGTTTTTGGAGTGCTTACGCTTTTCGGTAAGAATCCTTCTGCAACGACACCGGCGGCGCCTGCGAACGTAACGGCTTCTGCCGTGAACGCTAGCTCGATCAAGTTGAATTGGAACACCACTTCAGACACGAGCGTAACGTTCTCCGTCTATCGTGGAACGTCCAAATCCGGTTCTTTCACGGTAATCGCTTCCGGCGTACCGGTTTCCGAAATCACGGATACGGGTCTGGAGGCTTCAACGAAGTACTACTACTACGTGAAGGCAGTTAAAGGGGAACTGGTATCGGATGCATCCACAGTCGTAAATGCAACGACGATTCCTCTGGTTGTAACGCCTCCTGAGGAGGTTTTGGCGGCACCTACGGGATTGACGGCTGATGCTCAAAGCCAATCCTCAATCAGGCTGAATTGGAACACCACTCCAGACACGAGCGTAACGTTCTCCGTCTATCGCGGAACGTCCGAATCCGGTTCTTTCACGGTAATCGCTTCCGGCGTACCGGTTTCCGAATTCACGGATACGGGTCTGGAGGCTTCAACGAAGTACTACTACTACGTGAAGGCAGTTAAAGGGGAATTGGTGTCGGATGCATCATCAGTTGTGACTGCAACAACGAGAGCCGCTTCGCCTCAGACCGGTACAGACACGCCTCCTCCGGTGACTGAACAACCGGTTGAAAACGGCCAGATCACACCAAAAGTTACAGTGAATAACGGTAAGGCATCGTCCAACATCTCTGCCGGCAATCTGCAGAAAGCGTTCGATCAAGCTGTAACTAACGCTGCAGGCAAGAAAAAAGTTACGATCGACATTCCTGCAACATCAGGCGCAAATTCATACGACGTGCAATTGCCGCTTCAAAGCCTGAAAGATTCCGGATCGACAGTACTTGCGATCAAGACGGTGAACGGCACGGTCGAGCTTCCTGGCAACATGCTGGCAGGCACGAGAGTCGGCAGCTCCGAGTTCGTATCGGTTCGCTTGGGCAAGGTCTCGACAGAAGGACTTAGCAATGACGTCCGCCAGCAAATCGGTAACCATCCGGTCATTAGTCTCGAAGTTTTGGCAGGCGACTCCGTTGTCGCTTGGAACAACCCGAACGCGCCTGTAACGGTATCCGTACCTTACACGCCGACGGCTGAAGAGCTAAGCAACCCGGATCACATCATCATCTGGTACATCGACGGCAGCGGCAAAGCGACACCTGTGCCGAATGCCCGCTACGATGCAGCAAGCGGTACTGTCAAATTCTCGACGACTCACTTCAGTATCTATGCAGTTGTGTTCGTCGTGAAATCGTTCGGAGATCTTCAGTCCGTACCATGGGCGAAGAAAGCAATCGAAGCGATGGCATCTCGCGGCATCATTAACGGCACGAGTGAGAACGCGTACGATCCGAATGCTTCCATCAAGAGAGCGGACTTCCTGTCGCTGCTCGTTCGCGCATTGGAGCTTAAAGGTAACAATGCTTCCGTAACGATGTTCTCCGACGTGGATTCCTCCGCATACTACTACGATGCGGTCAAGATCGCTGCGCAGCTCGGCATCATTCAAGGCACGGGCAGCAATCTGTTCGATCCAAACAGCAAGATCTCGCGTCAAGACATGATGGTCATCGCGGCGCGCGCGGCGAAAGCCGCAGGCAAAGCGTTGCCGACAGGTGGCACTTTGGATGCGTTCAGCGACGAGGCATCGATAGCTTATTACGCGAAAGACAGCGTTGCAGCACTGGTCAATGCCGGTATCGTGCAAGGATCGAGTGGCAAACTGGCGCCGAACAGCTCTCTCACTCGCGCCGAAGCGGCAGTTATCCTGCAGCGAATTTGGAGTAAATAAGAGTTTCAGATAGCCTAAAGAGGCTACTCTGCAGATTGAATCTTGATATGCTCCCCATACGGTAGACAGGTGAAATAATATATAACCTGTTTGCTGTGAGGGGAGCATTTTTCATGCCCGAAAATAAACTTAGTGCCTCAGAGAAATTAGCCATCGTGCAAGAGATTGAGAGCGGTCGAATTGGATTGAAGTCCGCTGTTAGTAAATTTAAACTGAGTAAAAACACGCTCGTAAAATGGCGACATCTTTATCGGTTATATGGTATTGACGGATAGATATCCGCCCAATCAATCGTTGCTACTCCGCAGATCTTTAGCTGCAGGCTGTCAATGATTATTTGTCTGGAGAACTGTCTCAGTTTCAGGTTTCTTACCGGCAGGTGTATGGGTGGGTGAAGAAGTACGAAGCAGACGGCCAGGATGCGTTAAAAGACGGGCGCGGGCGGACAAAACAACCAGAGGAACTGACCGAAGTAGATCAGCAGAGGCTTGCCACAAAGAAGCTTGAGTACGAAATGGAACGGCTTCGAGCGGAGAATGCTTTCTTAAAAAAGTTATACCCATTTCAAAGGAGGCGTCGCTGAGCCAACATCATCAGGAGAACGATTATCTCGCGATACAAGCCGTTCAGCAAACGGAATCGCTGAACATACAGCTTCTTTGCAAGGTTACGGGGGCTCCAAGATCAAGTTATTACAAATGGCTAAACCACAAGCCTAGCCAGCGACAATTAGAGATTCAAATTTTAACAGAAGTCATGTTGGCTTTGTACAGGAAAGTCGAGGGTATCTTCGCTTACCGTCAACTCACACTACTGAAATGAAAAGGAAAATTAACCACAAACACGTAAAGCGTCTAATGAGGATACAAGGGATTCCAACAATAATCCGCAGAAAGAAGAAGAAATATACACGTTCTACAATTGTGTGAAATGGGATGTGCTCCAAATCTGAAAACCTGCATCACAGTAGGATTTTGGTCCCATTGGTACCTTT from Paenibacillus sp. FSL K6-3182 carries:
- a CDS encoding helix-turn-helix domain-containing protein translates to MSGELSQFQVSYRQVYGWVKKYEADGQDALKDGRGRTKQPEELTEVDQQRLATKKLEYEMERLRAENAFLKKLYPFQRRRR
- a CDS encoding helix-turn-helix domain-containing protein; its protein translation is MPENKLSASEKLAIVQEIESGRIGLKSAVSKFKLSKNTLVKWRHLYRLYGIDG